In the genome of Acaryochloris sp. CCMEE 5410, the window CATCTCCTGCATGGCCATGGAGAAAGTCATCTCCATCCCCGCCATCCAGCCGATCGTCTCCTGCATGACCCGCTAAATAGTCATCTCCGTCCAGCCCTTTGAGAGTATCATTGCCATCCCCCCCGTAGAGCTTGTCATTCACAGCTCCACCGGAGCCATTGTCATCAAAGGCCGTTCCTCGAAAAATTAGAGGCAGGGTGTCAATACGAGTCGTACTAACGGGAACAGAATTGACGGAACCATCCCCTGTGAGCAAGATGTTATCGACCGCAACCCAATCATCCCCATCATTGGTGCCCACCGTATTGATCTGGAAGACCAGAAATTGGTAGCCCTCGCCAAAATCGATATCCCAAGAGAGGGTTGTCCAATCAAAGTCATCGCCGCCAAAGGTCTGTTGCACTAGGACCTGGCGCTCCATGGGTAATGCCCCCGCCTGGTAAGGCCCCTGGTTGGTATTGGCGTTGTTAAAAAATTCGCCATTCACCCCCCACAGGCTAATCGTAATTTCGTTATTTTCTCCAGTGCCGCCTTCCAGGTTTCGCAAGTCCAGGCTGAGGGTTTGCATCCCTCGTCGCACCGCACTGTCGTAGATAATTTGCCCAAGATTGGAACGACTCGCCGCTTCCTGGGAGAGGACCACGCCCCCGCCTTGACCAATAGCAGCATCCCAGGAGACGCCATTAGCTGCATACCACCCTAAGTTGGCGCTTGTACTATGGTTGATACCATCCGTTTTAAAGACTGGATTGACGGAAAAATCGCCGTTACCAAACGCATTGACATATTGGGTTGGCGTCACCTCAATGGTTTGCGAGAGGGAGCGAGTCGCCCCATATTCATCCCAAATCTGTAGGGTAATGTTATGGGAACCGGCTTTGTCAAAAACATAGCTCGTTTGGCGACCAAATCGATCCGCCACATTGTCCCCATCAAAATCCCAGGCATAGCTCACAATCCCTCGACTCGGATTATCGATAAATGTCGAATCTGGATCAAAAGATGAGCTGGCATCGAAGCCCATCGCCAGTCCCCCAATGGCTTGACTGGTAAATAGAACCGAGGGGGCTAAGTTACCAGGGACATCCGAAAACGTATTATTGCCCTGAATCTGAAAGAAAGAAGGGAAGTCTGGATCCTTAATCGTAATATGGGGCGGTGTTAGGCCAAAATGCTGGTCATTATTGACCAGGGTGCTATCTTTTAACGAAGACCCCACAAAATCCCTATCGGCATCGTAGGGGACCGCTATACCGGTCTTAAAGCCTTCAATATGCAGATTGATGTATCGCTGCTCTAACGAAGTGTCATTGACATGAACCCCTGTGCCAATGGGTTGACCAGAATGAATTAACCCATTGATGAGGTCAACATTACCGCTATACCGTAAGAGCACCCCATTATGGCGAATATTCCACAGGGCAAAATTATCAATCACGGACCGATAATCATGGGCCGTAAAGGTGGGCACACTGATGTTTAACTGGCCATCTTGGTTGGTCATGCGTGACCAGAGGCTAATGCCTGACGTCGAGTTATAGCTCTGAAAGCCGCTGAGTTTCCGCAATGGCACCGCTGCCACATCAATCGTACTCTCGTCTGCAGTACCTTTAGCGATATCCTGCAAGCCCGGTGGCAGAATGTTGACATCAACCGTTTGCGCATCGCGAACCGATTCAGTCCCCGCATCAAGCCCCAACAGTTCGATGGCAGATCCAGCCGCACTCACGGCAATATTGTCAATGATGGCAACCTGAGCTGCCCCTTGCACCCAATAGCCATCACCATTGAAGCCAAAATCAAAGAGATTGGTGCGCGGAGACAAAGGATTAATATCATGGCCAGGGCTGGCATCCCCGGTGGTTTTGATGGTTAGATTGTTACGCCAAGTGCCAATTTCGTTCCCCGACTCGGCGACAATGCCTGCCCCCACCACATCAAAGACCACATTATCTTCTAGAACTGCATGACTATCGTGGTGGACGATCCCCCAACCCGGACTGCCAACGACGGCATTACCTTGAGCCACAGCGGGGATGCCATTAATATCCTCGGCACCAGTTCGATGAAAATGGAGGGCATACCGACCTCTGGGGTTAGTCCCTGTACCGACGGAACCATCCACGTTCTGGCCAGGATCATCGACGATTAAATTCTTATCGGAGCGGCCTAAATTATAAAAACCAGCATTGAGCACCTGAACATCAGCATTGTGCATAAACATGACGTGTCCACGCTGCTGATTCGAAATTTGGTCTGCATTTTCCGTCTCAAACACAACATTGCGGCTGGTATTCGCAATATACAAATTCACCTGATCTTGTAATCCGTCAGGCCTTTTATGATCAAATCGGAGAACCGAGTTATCTCCAGTCAAAATATTGTTGTTCGTAAACCGAATCCGATTGCCGTTGATTTCTGTAATCGTCAGCACTTCATCCTGAAAACGGGTGTTATCGGCATTGGAGCCTCTCCAGTTGTAGGCCGTACCGCCCAAAACAAGCTGATCGCCCACTTTCCAGCCTAAGGGACCACCCGTTCCGTCCAGCTTGAGCACCAGCTCGTTATCCCCAGCCATGGGATCCTGTTCCAGGGCCACAAAATCTAATTTTTCGGCACCATAGATTCTGGCTTTACCATGGCTGATCAAACCTCTGCTGAGCTGCCTTGGGTCCCACTGGGTATCGATGGGACTATCACTGGTAAAGGTGATTCGGGTGGTGACATCGGCTTGGACCGGATTATCTTCCGTACCAATCAGCAATGTCCCTGATGGAGACACGGCAAAGGTATCTAGCAGTAGCTGCGTATCTTGATCCGAAGAAAATTGGAGGGTGCCATCGACTCGTAGCGTATCAATGCGGGCAGTACTCTCTTGGTCATAGGTAACCTTGACCCCGTGGGCAATCACAACTTTGGCGTCATCACCAGGGATCTGCCCACCTTCCCAGGTATTGGGGTCAAACCATGATCCATCCCGTATCGCTTTGTGGGTGGCTTGGGAATGGGGGACGAGATCCAAAAAAGCTGCGTGCTCATGTTGTTTGCCTGGATTATCTGCATGGGGTTGCCCCATCCCCCCATGAGACATGGGGTGGGCCGTATTTGGTGTATGAGACATACCAGAGGTATGTGAAGCACCAGAAGTATGTGCAGTACCCGGTGTGTGTGATGTGTGTTGATGAGTTTGCATAGAAAACTGGATCTTGCGATCGCAAGATCTCCCCCAAAAAAAGATCAAAGTCTGGTCCTACTACGTCAGCGATAGCAACCAGTGAACAAATTTTTTTTGCAGCAAACCTAGATAAGCCACGATTATTTATCTAGGTTTGTTGCGATATTCTAAATTTCTAGAAAATACTGGGTGAGGAACTCGGCTCAGGACAGGAAAATAAAAGCATGGCAATCTGGTAAATACAAATCCTTGGGAAATCCAAAAAAATCAAGAAATAGCCTGAAAAACTCTTCCTATAAACATTGATCTTAAAAATGATGCACCCTGCATTTTGGATCAATATTTTTCTAAGTATTTAGGGAGTTTTTTGATCCTGGCTATGCCTAAATCAGATAAATTTTGAGCCTAAAAAACAGCCCTATACCAGTTATAGTACCCATTCTATGGTGATGGCTCTACACAAATAACTCGGCCTAATGTATATTTTCTCCGTATACATAAAATGTACAAATACTGAGACTAATCAATAAAAAGCTAAAATCAAAAAATATTTGCTTCTTAAGTTAATAACAAATAGCCTAAAAATATAGACATACACTAATCACGACAGAGAAAAAATTTTTTCCTGATATAAATATATTTCAACAAGTTTTATTCCTAAAAAATGATTTAAGTTATACTTATTCTCAAGATTTTTTTTAGCTAAATGCGACAATTCCCTCTCGATGGCAAGGGGTTTTAAAAGGGTTGGTGACTAGATGATTACCCCGGCTCCCTGCGATCTCATGGCTTATCAGATCGAAATGGCTTAAAAGATCTAAGCAATGAAGAGATTTCTGGTCTAGAACAGAGATAGGTCGCTGTCTAGGTATGTTTATAAGATCATCGGCGAGAAACTTCTCCAGGGATAACCAGTCTCTATTCAAGCAGCAGGTTATCACCGCCTTGTTATCGGCTCATATTATGCATTCAACCTTTAGGAGCTTTGGTGTATGTCTCGTCGTCAGCCATGGCTAGACAGGCAGCTAGCTAGATACCCATTTTTGATCCAACGCCGATGGTGGAGACGAGGGGGCATTAGTTTTTTCCTGGGCCTTTTCCTCTGGGTGTCCTGCTCGATGGGGAGTCTATCGGCACAGTTCAATCCCAAACAGCTGGAAGTGCCCGATGGCTTTGGGGTTGCCATTCATTTCACCGACCCCAAACCCGGCGAGATGGATCTGCTAGAGGCTTCAGGGGTTCGTTGGATACGAGCCGATCTGGTGTGGTTACGGACGGAAGTCAAAAAAGGTCAGTACGACTTTTCAGCCTACGATCGACTGCTAGATCAATTAGAGCGCCATAATCTCCGGGCCATTTTTATCCTCGACTATGGCAACCCCCTGTATGATGGCGGCTTTTCCCCGCATACCGATGCTGGGCGTCAGGCGTTTGCTCGCTGGGCCGTGGCTGCCGTCAAGCATTTTCAAGGGCGCGGGGTTGTCTGGGAGATGTACAACGAGCCCAACATTTTGCCCTTTTGGAGTCCTCGCCCTAATGTCCAGGACTATATCAAGCTGGCCAAAACCGTTGGCAAAGCGATTCACCGTGTCTATCCTCAAGAAGTAATTATTGGCCCCGCTCTCGCCGGTAGTGTGAATAAGCCCGGTCGCCAGGAATTTTTGGAAGCCTGTTTTCAGGCGGGATTATTGGAAGATTGGTCTGCTGTTTCTATTCACCCCTACCGGATCACACGACCTGAAACCGTAACTCGTGACTATCGCCAACTACGGTTGTTGATTGCCAAATATGCACCGCCCGGCAAGAAAATTCCCATTATTGCCGGGGAATGGGGATATCCATCATCGACGGCTTGGCGGCAGGGTAAAGTCATTGATCTGACGACCCAGGCCAAATATTTAGGGCGGCAATGGTTAAACAATCTGGCCAATGAGATTCCCTTATCCATCTGGTATGACTGGCAAAATAATGGTCCGAAGGCAGAGGATCCAGAGCATAACTATGGCCTGATTGGCTATGCTGACCCCAAGCAGAATCGACCGACCTACGAGGTTAAACCCGCCTATCGGGCTGCCCAAGCCCTCAATCAATCTCTCAAAGGGTTTCAGTTCAATAAACGACTCGATGTTGGGCGTGCTGATGATTATGTTTTGCTCTTTAATCAGGGCAACCAGGTCAAGATTGCGGCTTGGACAACTGCACAATCACCCCACACAACCGTTATCCCCACCAGTCCTGGATCGTTTCGTGCCCTTGATTATCTCGGCCAAAATCCCAAAACCCTGAAAGCAAACGCTCAAGGACTGTCTTTATCTCTTACAGATGCTCCTCAATATCTAACCCCTACCCAGACCAACGCCCTCCTGCAAATGGCTGCCGCCTGGGAAACGCTGCCGCTGGAGCAGGTCGTACCGGGCTCTCAGACCATTGACGTGCCTCTACGCCTCAGAAATTCCCTCTCAACCCCCATTCAAGTGAATTCGGGTACCCAAACCGCGACCATTCCCCCTAGACAAACCCAATCCCTGGTGACCAGGGTAACCCCTTCGCGTCAGGGCAAGGCACAACCTCTACGTTTAGAGTGGCAGATTCAAGGTCTCGGTACCCTGGCGCAACGGACGGATCTGCTGCTCACCAATCCTTTGACCGCGACCATTTTGCCTATGGGGACAAACCAGTTAACCGTCGTTCTTCAAAACCCTGCCGGAACGGCCTTGAAGGGGAGAGCAACCCTGACCAACCTCCAAGGCTTAGGGGTCAAAACCCGAAGCCAACCCATTCGGTTTGCCTCTGGGGAAACCCAGAAATATCTCAAGTTCAAAGCCCGACGCACGCAAAGTACCTATCAGGCCGGGTTAGAGGTGGCAGAAGGGGGAACCTTACATACCTTTCCACCTCAGCAGTTCAAGACTGTGATTAATTTCGCCGATCTAAGCGCCAAGACGGTGGGTCAGGCGCTGCAAACGATTCCTGGGGGGGATGCGAAGGTGCGATCGCAACAGTCCCTAACCGTGATACCGTCCGCCTCTCGCGATGCAACCACTGTGGGCCGCAAAGTGCTCAAAATCACCTATCAATTCCAAGCTGGGTGGAAATATCTACACCTACTCCCCACCCGTCAGTACCAATCCCGATTAAACATTCAAGGCCGCCCCCAATCCCTGGGACTTTGGATTCACGGGGATGGGAGTGACAATCAAATTTCTTTACGATATCAAGATAAAACCGGGCAAATCTTCCAGCCTAAGAGTCAGGTCATCACCTGGAAAGGATGGCGGTACATTACCTTTGCCTTAGATGGCCAGGATGCCACGGTATGGGGAGGGGCAGCCGATGGGATTGTTCACTATCCCCTGCAGCTCAATTCCCTGCTCGCCATCGATAATGCCAAGAAACAGGTTACCTCAGGGGAAATTTATGTCGGCCAGCCCACTTTGGTATGGTGAACCATCGACATACATAAGCACGAAGGTCTTGGATAGGTATGCCCCAAGCAGCCGGACATCCCCCGCAACAACGGATCGAATGGATTGATTATGCTAAGGGCATCGGCATTTTTCTCGTCGTTCTTGGCCATGTCCTACGAGGGCTAGGGGATTCAGTGGGTCAGGGCTATCAGCCCGAACTACGGGCAATGGATCAGTGGATCTATGCCTTTCATATGCCTTTATTTTTCTTACTCTCAGGTTTATTTGCAGATCGTGCTGTCTCTAAACCGCCTCGAAGGTTTCTAATCGATCGCTTTCAAAAGATTCTCTACCCTTACTTTCTTTGGTCTGCCCTCGTGGGCGCCCTCCGCATTCTCTCAGGCCAAAACAAAGGAACGACCCTACTCCAATTTCTCACGGGATTTTGGACGACGATTTATTACCCCATTGATATCTTCTGGTTCTTATTTGCCTTATTTTTGATCTCGACCCTGTTCTACGGCTTTAGGAAGCTCAAGGTCCCCCTCGCATTGCTTCTCTTAGCCTCAAGTGCGCTGTACGGGGTATCGGTGATTTTTCCCCTCTGGATTAGTTGGGATCCTGGGCAACGCGTTCAAACCTATGGCCTCTATTTTGTACTGGGGGCCATGGCTCGTGCCTTCTTGATGGCTAAACGTCCTCCTCAAGCCATGGGGATAGGCATCATGAGTAGCATTTTAATCCTCACCCTTTGCGTCTATTACCAATTTCTAGTGACCCCCGTCCCCAATCCAGTCCTCGCCTTGATCGGGGTGTATGGTTGCATATTCCTCGCTCAGTTGCTCGCCCAACAGCAATGGCTACCCATCGTCCAACAGTGGGGCATGGCCTCCCTCCCCATCTATGTCTCCCATACCATCGCCACCGCCACCACCCGCATCATCTTGGAAAAAGGGCTTCAGGTCAGCCATCTTTATGTCCATGTTGTCTTGGGGGTGACGGCAGGGTTATTGCTGCCCATGCTGTTGGTTAGGGGTCTCGAACGCATCGGTTTCCCCTATTTGTTTACCTTGGCTCGTAAAGCCTAGGCTCGACGATTCCCCTTCGCACCCGTACCCGATCGGGAGAACCGGTTATGACTCTTGGGGGTTGGCTGAACTCAAATGTTTAAGCCCTAACCGCAAGGGCCGGATCAAAAAATAGAGAAAATATAGGGGCTTCGGCAAAACGAGAAAGTCACGGTCGTTGACATTGGGTAAACACTTGAGCCAAAAGCCATGAATCGGGCGACGAATATCCAGGATACAGGCAATGCGATCGCGCCTCGTTTCCGTCATCTGCCAGTGACGAATAAACTTCTGGGGCGTAAAGCTTCTGCCTAATGTATTCTCTTGATCAAATAGTCGTTGCGCAAAATCCCGCGCCAGCCGCGAGCAGCCCGGATGAGCATCAATTTTCCCTTGCACTACCTCCGGCAACTTGGTTCCTAACACTTGATGGGTCAGACATAATCCCAGCAGCACCATACGTTCGCAGCCCATCTGGGCCGCCTGCTGTAGAAATCGCGGCCAATCGCGCCCTGGCGTTTGTTGAATACACTCAGAGACATCACAGATCCATTTGAGTTTTCGCCAACAATCTTTCGAGCCATGAATGCAGAGATACATCAACAAATCATCTGCCCCAAAACTATAGAAGGTATGTCCCGAGACCAATACCGGCTCACGATTATCCCAAAGATAATCAAATGTAAATTGAGAAGATAAAAATCGTTCGACCGTGAGCGTCTGATGCAAATCAATCGATACCGAATTTTTGATCAACTGATATTCACTTTTAGAATTCCGGAGCGTTAACTCCAGATCCTGATCCAGTAAGTTCCACTCATAAGCCAGTTGATATCCCTCCGCAACCAGCACCTCTATCGTTTTGGCAAAGTCTTTAGGACTCACCAAAATATCTAAATCACAAAAATGTCTGAGGCTGATGCTGCCGTACACAGAAGCCGCTAATACTGGCCCTTTAAACGGTAAGGCTCGAATACCGTGGGTTTGTAAGAAATCCAGAATCTTGAGCAGATCTCTAGTCAAGACGGTATTGAAGATGGCAATTTGCTGAACATAAGCCGTTAGATCCTTCAGGACGATAGCAGGAATTTGCTCCTTCCCAATCGACTTGACGGATTGATACAGCAGCGTCTGAACACCATGGACATTCGCGAGTCGAACCAAGGTATGCCAATCCATTGAAGGTTGAAGAAGATGTCGAATTCGCGCTTGCTGATCCCCATCTATCTTCGTACGGCAACAGGTCCGTAAGAGTTCAACTTCAGGGCTGTCATTAGCCTTCTGCTCAAGTCCCCCCAATGCTATTAAGTCCTTCAATCTCTCACCCTAGGATTAAATATTCCCTTTATAG includes:
- a CDS encoding acyltransferase family protein, encoding MPQAAGHPPQQRIEWIDYAKGIGIFLVVLGHVLRGLGDSVGQGYQPELRAMDQWIYAFHMPLFFLLSGLFADRAVSKPPRRFLIDRFQKILYPYFLWSALVGALRILSGQNKGTTLLQFLTGFWTTIYYPIDIFWFLFALFLISTLFYGFRKLKVPLALLLLASSALYGVSVIFPLWISWDPGQRVQTYGLYFVLGAMARAFLMAKRPPQAMGIGIMSSILILTLCVYYQFLVTPVPNPVLALIGVYGCIFLAQLLAQQQWLPIVQQWGMASLPIYVSHTIATATTRIILEKGLQVSHLYVHVVLGVTAGLLLPMLLVRGLERIGFPYLFTLARKA
- a CDS encoding cellulase family glycosylhydrolase, whose translation is MSRRQPWLDRQLARYPFLIQRRWWRRGGISFFLGLFLWVSCSMGSLSAQFNPKQLEVPDGFGVAIHFTDPKPGEMDLLEASGVRWIRADLVWLRTEVKKGQYDFSAYDRLLDQLERHNLRAIFILDYGNPLYDGGFSPHTDAGRQAFARWAVAAVKHFQGRGVVWEMYNEPNILPFWSPRPNVQDYIKLAKTVGKAIHRVYPQEVIIGPALAGSVNKPGRQEFLEACFQAGLLEDWSAVSIHPYRITRPETVTRDYRQLRLLIAKYAPPGKKIPIIAGEWGYPSSTAWRQGKVIDLTTQAKYLGRQWLNNLANEIPLSIWYDWQNNGPKAEDPEHNYGLIGYADPKQNRPTYEVKPAYRAAQALNQSLKGFQFNKRLDVGRADDYVLLFNQGNQVKIAAWTTAQSPHTTVIPTSPGSFRALDYLGQNPKTLKANAQGLSLSLTDAPQYLTPTQTNALLQMAAAWETLPLEQVVPGSQTIDVPLRLRNSLSTPIQVNSGTQTATIPPRQTQSLVTRVTPSRQGKAQPLRLEWQIQGLGTLAQRTDLLLTNPLTATILPMGTNQLTVVLQNPAGTALKGRATLTNLQGLGVKTRSQPIRFASGETQKYLKFKARRTQSTYQAGLEVAEGGTLHTFPPQQFKTVINFADLSAKTVGQALQTIPGGDAKVRSQQSLTVIPSASRDATTVGRKVLKITYQFQAGWKYLHLLPTRQYQSRLNIQGRPQSLGLWIHGDGSDNQISLRYQDKTGQIFQPKSQVITWKGWRYITFALDGQDATVWGGAADGIVHYPLQLNSLLAIDNAKKQVTSGEIYVGQPTLVW
- a CDS encoding G8 domain-containing protein, which translates into the protein MSHTPNTAHPMSHGGMGQPHADNPGKQHEHAAFLDLVPHSQATHKAIRDGSWFDPNTWEGGQIPGDDAKVVIAHGVKVTYDQESTARIDTLRVDGTLQFSSDQDTQLLLDTFAVSPSGTLLIGTEDNPVQADVTTRITFTSDSPIDTQWDPRQLSRGLISHGKARIYGAEKLDFVALEQDPMAGDNELVLKLDGTGGPLGWKVGDQLVLGGTAYNWRGSNADNTRFQDEVLTITEINGNRIRFTNNNILTGDNSVLRFDHKRPDGLQDQVNLYIANTSRNVVFETENADQISNQQRGHVMFMHNADVQVLNAGFYNLGRSDKNLIVDDPGQNVDGSVGTGTNPRGRYALHFHRTGAEDINGIPAVAQGNAVVGSPGWGIVHHDSHAVLEDNVVFDVVGAGIVAESGNEIGTWRNNLTIKTTGDASPGHDINPLSPRTNLFDFGFNGDGYWVQGAAQVAIIDNIAVSAAGSAIELLGLDAGTESVRDAQTVDVNILPPGLQDIAKGTADESTIDVAAVPLRKLSGFQSYNSTSGISLWSRMTNQDGQLNISVPTFTAHDYRSVIDNFALWNIRHNGVLLRYSGNVDLINGLIHSGQPIGTGVHVNDTSLEQRYINLHIEGFKTGIAVPYDADRDFVGSSLKDSTLVNNDQHFGLTPPHITIKDPDFPSFFQIQGNNTFSDVPGNLAPSVLFTSQAIGGLAMGFDASSSFDPDSTFIDNPSRGIVSYAWDFDGDNVADRFGRQTSYVFDKAGSHNITLQIWDEYGATRSLSQTIEVTPTQYVNAFGNGDFSVNPVFKTDGINHSTSANLGWYAANGVSWDAAIGQGGGVVLSQEAASRSNLGQIIYDSAVRRGMQTLSLDLRNLEGGTGENNEITISLWGVNGEFFNNANTNQGPYQAGALPMERQVLVQQTFGGDDFDWTTLSWDIDFGEGYQFLVFQINTVGTNDGDDWVAVDNILLTGDGSVNSVPVSTTRIDTLPLIFRGTAFDDNGSGGAVNDKLYGGDGNDTLKGLDGDDYLAGHAGDDRLDGGDGDDFLHGHAGDDHLWGANGNDSIQGGDGNDYLGGSWGNDTLDGYRGNDFLRGHQGNDTLWGGEGQDTLDGGEGDDNLGGSLGDDHLNGGKGNDFLHGHEGNDHLWGAEGDDNLIGGDGDDYLGGSWGNDTLDGYRGNDSLNGHEGDDTLWGGEGEDTLQGGEGNDSLGGSLGKDRLDGGNGNDTLNGHEGDDHLWGANGDDSLQGGDGNDYLGGSWGSDTLDGYRGNDFLRGHQGNDTLWGGEGEDTLDGGEGKTTLAGV
- a CDS encoding nucleotidyltransferase family protein — encoded protein: MKDLIALGGLEQKANDSPEVELLRTCCRTKIDGDQQARIRHLLQPSMDWHTLVRLANVHGVQTLLYQSVKSIGKEQIPAIVLKDLTAYVQQIAIFNTVLTRDLLKILDFLQTHGIRALPFKGPVLAASVYGSISLRHFCDLDILVSPKDFAKTIEVLVAEGYQLAYEWNLLDQDLELTLRNSKSEYQLIKNSVSIDLHQTLTVERFLSSQFTFDYLWDNREPVLVSGHTFYSFGADDLLMYLCIHGSKDCWRKLKWICDVSECIQQTPGRDWPRFLQQAAQMGCERMVLLGLCLTHQVLGTKLPEVVQGKIDAHPGCSRLARDFAQRLFDQENTLGRSFTPQKFIRHWQMTETRRDRIACILDIRRPIHGFWLKCLPNVNDRDFLVLPKPLYFLYFLIRPLRLGLKHLSSANPQES